A section of the Girardinichthys multiradiatus isolate DD_20200921_A chromosome 5, DD_fGirMul_XY1, whole genome shotgun sequence genome encodes:
- the LOC124867975 gene encoding dynein regulatory complex subunit 4-like isoform X1, whose amino-acid sequence MPQNRNRKAGKKKPSTVVDAMSTEEMSKDQLEEHIVRLREELDREREERSYFQLERDKIHACWEICKRKLEEMEADLRNNIQEKDEAEERHRVEITVYKQKLKHVLSEQHNTAFEVRMDAVSSSSLLQNRNMESELRLRRDVEDLQADRREKRLQEHSSIKQLKLKHQAELMKLNNEYECRMQETEIKYYQKIRSLMDTEEKKRKSAITEVEEQMKSRVASLMEEHDRALRKGEEYFSQIQEKQQDELNNLKEEMKKLQKEEVQRNKDFSAAQQENHRLKETLQEVQRKLPELHGQLQEHKHSKESTEKYRAQQKVVEKELRDLTVEHELLLQAFQKVQEERDELLKRQTESILDIQQRSGLKKILLQKKLAAVTETLEKKEAQLSTALSVCSIEPTARSNAVSKLEEILESKRISMDALQQDLDLETQEYKQLLHSWKEQLKVSGGSLQDFPFRPAEKILKDVGSDQRLHNVLVQSSLL is encoded by the exons CTGGAGGAGCACATCGTTCGCCTCCGAGAGGAGCTGGACCGGGAGCGGGAGGAGAGGAGCTACTTCCAACTGGAGAGAGATAAGATCCATGCCTGCTGGGAGATCTGCAAAAGGAAACTGGAGGAGATGGAGGCTGATCTGAGGAACAACATCCAGGAGAAGGATGAAGCTGAGGAGCGCCACCGGGTGGAGATAACT GTCTACAAGCAGAAGCTAAAGCACGTCCTGTCTGAGCAGCACAACACCGCCTTTGAGGTGCGGATGGATGCAGTCTCCTCATCCTCGCTGCTCCAGAACCGGAACATGGAGTCTGAGCTGAGACTGCGCAGAGACGTCGAGGACCTGCAGGCAGACAGAAGGGAGAAAAGGCTCCAGGAGCACAGCTCCATAAAACAGCTGAAGCTG AAACACCAGGCAGAGCTGATGAAGCTCaacaacgagtacgagtgtaGGATGCAAG AGACTGAGATAAAGTACTACCAGAAGATACGGTCTCTGATGGACACAGAGGAGAAGAAGCGGAAGTCGGCGATCACTGAGGTGGAGGAGCAGATGAAGAGTCGTGTGGCTTCTCTGATGGAGGAACATGACAGAGCTCTGCGGAAAGGAGAAGAGTATTTCTCTCAAATTCAAGAGAAACAGCAGGATGAGCTGAACAACTTGAAG GAGGAGATGAAGAAGCTGCAGAAGGAGGAGGTGCAGCGGAATAAAGATTTCTCCGCAGCTCAACAGGAGAACCACCGTCTGAAGGAGACATTGCAGGAGGTCCAACGGAAGCTACCTGAGCTGCATGGACAGCTGCAGGAACACAAGCACTCCAAAGAGTCGACAGAG AAGTACCGAGCTCAGCAGAAGGTGGTTGAAAAGGAGCTCAGAGATCTGACAGTGGAGCATGAGCTGCTCTTGCAGGCCTTCCAGAAG GTCCAAGAGGAGCGTGACGAGTTGCTGAAGAGACAGACGGAGAGCATCCTGGACATCCAGCAGAGGAGCGGCCTGAAGAAGATTCTGCTGCAGAAGAAGCTGGCTGCAGTGACAGAAACTCTGGAGAAGAAGGAGGCGCAGCTCAGCACAGCACTGTCGGTCTGCAGCATCGAGCCGACGGCACGCAGCAACGCCGTCAGCAAGCTGGAG GAAATCCTGGAGTCCAAACGGATCTCCATGGATGctctgcagcaggacctggatCTGGAGACTCAG GAGTACAAGCAGCTGCTGCACAGCTGGAAGGAGCAGCTGAAGGTTTCTGGAGGCTCACTGCAAGACTTTCCTTTCAGACCCGCTGAGAAGATCCTGAAGGACGTGGGATCGGACCAGAGG CTGCACAACGTTCTGGTCCAGTCTTCCCTACTGTGA
- the LOC124867975 gene encoding dynein regulatory complex subunit 4-like isoform X2, with amino-acid sequence MPQNRNRKAGKKKPSTVVDAMSTEEMSKDQLEEHIVRLREELDREREERSYFQLERDKIHACWEICKRKLEEMEADLRNNIQEKDEAEERHRVEITVYKQKLKHVLSEQHNTAFEVRMDAVSSSSLLQNRNMESELRLRRDVEDLQADRREKRLQEHSSIKQLKLKHQAELMKLNNEYECRMQETEIKYYQKIRSLMDTEEKKRKSAITEVEEQMKSRVASLMEEHDRALRKGEEYFSQIQEKQQDELNNLKEEMKKLQKEEVQRNKDFSAAQQENHRLKETLQEVQRKLPELHGQLQEHKHSKESTEKYRAQQKVVEKELRDLTVEHELLLQAFQKVQEERDELLKRQTESILDIQQRSGLKKILLQKKLAAVTETLEKKEAQLSTALSVCSIEPTARSNAVSKLEEILESKRISMDALQQDLDLETQEYKQLLHSWKEQLKVSGGSLQDFPFRPAEKILKDVGSDQRVKPSAPVH; translated from the exons CTGGAGGAGCACATCGTTCGCCTCCGAGAGGAGCTGGACCGGGAGCGGGAGGAGAGGAGCTACTTCCAACTGGAGAGAGATAAGATCCATGCCTGCTGGGAGATCTGCAAAAGGAAACTGGAGGAGATGGAGGCTGATCTGAGGAACAACATCCAGGAGAAGGATGAAGCTGAGGAGCGCCACCGGGTGGAGATAACT GTCTACAAGCAGAAGCTAAAGCACGTCCTGTCTGAGCAGCACAACACCGCCTTTGAGGTGCGGATGGATGCAGTCTCCTCATCCTCGCTGCTCCAGAACCGGAACATGGAGTCTGAGCTGAGACTGCGCAGAGACGTCGAGGACCTGCAGGCAGACAGAAGGGAGAAAAGGCTCCAGGAGCACAGCTCCATAAAACAGCTGAAGCTG AAACACCAGGCAGAGCTGATGAAGCTCaacaacgagtacgagtgtaGGATGCAAG AGACTGAGATAAAGTACTACCAGAAGATACGGTCTCTGATGGACACAGAGGAGAAGAAGCGGAAGTCGGCGATCACTGAGGTGGAGGAGCAGATGAAGAGTCGTGTGGCTTCTCTGATGGAGGAACATGACAGAGCTCTGCGGAAAGGAGAAGAGTATTTCTCTCAAATTCAAGAGAAACAGCAGGATGAGCTGAACAACTTGAAG GAGGAGATGAAGAAGCTGCAGAAGGAGGAGGTGCAGCGGAATAAAGATTTCTCCGCAGCTCAACAGGAGAACCACCGTCTGAAGGAGACATTGCAGGAGGTCCAACGGAAGCTACCTGAGCTGCATGGACAGCTGCAGGAACACAAGCACTCCAAAGAGTCGACAGAG AAGTACCGAGCTCAGCAGAAGGTGGTTGAAAAGGAGCTCAGAGATCTGACAGTGGAGCATGAGCTGCTCTTGCAGGCCTTCCAGAAG GTCCAAGAGGAGCGTGACGAGTTGCTGAAGAGACAGACGGAGAGCATCCTGGACATCCAGCAGAGGAGCGGCCTGAAGAAGATTCTGCTGCAGAAGAAGCTGGCTGCAGTGACAGAAACTCTGGAGAAGAAGGAGGCGCAGCTCAGCACAGCACTGTCGGTCTGCAGCATCGAGCCGACGGCACGCAGCAACGCCGTCAGCAAGCTGGAG GAAATCCTGGAGTCCAAACGGATCTCCATGGATGctctgcagcaggacctggatCTGGAGACTCAG GAGTACAAGCAGCTGCTGCACAGCTGGAAGGAGCAGCTGAAGGTTTCTGGAGGCTCACTGCAAGACTTTCCTTTCAGACCCGCTGAGAAGATCCTGAAGGACGTGGGATCGGACCAGAGGGTGAAGCCAAGTGCTCCTGTTCACTGA